ATAAAAGAACTTTCTGAAATAATTAATCGTATATCAATTATAGTTCCTAAGATAGAAAAATTTTTATCTAAACACTCTGAGAATAACGAAAAGCCTACAGATGAAATATTATCGGAAAAAATAGATGCTCCTGATAAACAGGATAAAGATTTTGAAAAAAAACTTGAGGACTTATCGTCTAAAATTGATTTTCTTTATGAGATGTTATCAAAATTTTAAAGCAGTTCTTGATTTTTTGCAGTAATTCAGAATAAGAAAATATGAAATTGAAAAATAAGTGAATTCAATTAATTGATAAAAGAGCGTAAAAAAAATTTTCTTGCAATTTTTTAATTTTCTTTAAAATTATATTTTAGTAAAAGTGTGATTTTCACCCTAAAATTTAAAATTTTGAAAGGATAAAAAAGTAAGATGAAAACCACACTTAATAAAAAGAATAACAAGTTGAGGGAATAAAAAAAGGTGATATTAAAAATCAAATCACTTTTATTGAAGAATACGAAATAATTGCAGAACTAACAAAAAAAATAAAAATAACTTGAAAAAAGGAAATACCTCCCAAAAAAATATATTAATCTATTTTAGGCGTTTTTATTAAATAAACTATTAACGTTGGTAGTCCTATCCCTAATAAAAGAAAACAAGCAAAACAAAATAAAAATTGTCCTTTAACAGGAACTTTTTTTTCACTAATGTTTGATATTTTAGGTTTATTTATCATTTCCATTTTAGTATGTTATGGTTTTGTCGAAATTGCAAGATATTTTTGTAAAACAAAAAATGTGGAGAAAGCAAATTAATGAAGGGACAATATCCTGAAGTTATTAATAATCACTCGTTTTCATTAAACATAATAAAATATAATAACCCAATAGAAGAAATTGATGATTTGACTAATTCTATTATTGAACAAGGATATATCCCTATTGTTTGGCGTCAAGCTTCAGGACTTATGGTTAAGCATCTATCAAATTATTTCCCTTTATTTGATAGTATTGATATAGGCCATATCAATGAACCTATAGAGATTATTAAATTTATAATAAAACGACCTCAAAATCGTGTAGCATATATTTTGGAAGATTTCCATCATTATATAGGCGAAAAAGAAACGCTTAACCCGTCTGTTGGAGAAATACGTTCTCTAATAAAAGAACTATCCCGCAGTCTAAATGATAGGAGCGACAGGGTTTATCTCTTTGTTCCCAATTCGTATGAACTGCCACCTGAACTTATAAATTTTTTTTACAAATCTTCAAAAAATTTGAATAAAAATACGGTAAACAATTATTTATATAAATACGGTCAACTATTGACGGATGCAGATTATATCTCGCATATTAAACCTTTAATAGGGGGAGAGCCTCTTATTCAAAGAATGATTCAGGTATTAACTCAAATGGAAAGTAATAATCCATTACTTATTGGTCATCCAGGTGTTGGAAAAACAGCTTTAGTAGAAGGTTTGGCAAAAATGATTTTTATTAAAAATGTTTCTTCCCAGCTAAAAGAGAAAAATATATATTCTCTTTCATTAAATAGACTTATTGCAGGTACAAAGTATAGAGGCGATTTTGAAATAAGGATTGAAGGTTTAATGGAAGAGGTTTTAAAAAATAAAGAAACAATTATTATTTTTATAGATGAAATTCATACATTGCTTGATGCAGGAGCTTCAGAAGGATCTATTGGGGCGGCTGATATATTAAAGCCTTTACTCGCAAGGGGAGAATTTCCATGTATTGGGGCTACTACCTTTGAAGGAGCTGAATATTTTTTTAAGGATCCAGCTCTGTCTCGACGATTTAAAAGAATAATCGTTAATCCTCCAAGTATTGAAGAGTCTATAAAGATATTACGGGGAATAGCTCCTTGTTTTGAAAAATATCATAACATTAAAATAGAAGACTACGCATTAGAATCCTCTGTTGTTTTAAGTGAAAAATATATAGTCAAAGAATATCTTCCCGGAAAGGCTATTTCTATTCTTGATGCTGCTGCTGCATATTGTGGTATGCGAGGAATGAAAAGATTAACATCAACAGATATACGAAGAGAAATTAATGTCAACATTTCTCATATTTCTGGATAATTAAGTGCGAGACCGTAAGTGTTTATAAAATTTTTGCGTAATGTTCAAAGTTAAAATTTATCGAATCAACTAACCTGTCATTATTATAATGCCATATTATTTTTCTGAGCTTTACAAGGTTACTATTTTCTTTCATAATGTATTAAAATATATCAAAATTATTATATTAAATGTTTATGAAAGCTGGATGCAACCAGTCCGCTATTCCTTCCTTTAGTTTTTCAATCAAAGCTTTTAAAGGCTTGCCATTGATTACAAATGGTTTAATTATTCCATTTGTTGTGCATGTTGCCAAGTTATCCAAGCCTAAATCTATTGCTAAAATATTTTCATTCATTTCAACTTGCTCATGTTGT
The sequence above is a segment of the Desulfobacterales bacterium genome. Coding sequences within it:
- a CDS encoding ATP-dependent Clp protease ATP-binding subunit, translating into MKGQYPEVINNHSFSLNIIKYNNPIEEIDDLTNSIIEQGYIPIVWRQASGLMVKHLSNYFPLFDSIDIGHINEPIEIIKFIIKRPQNRVAYILEDFHHYIGEKETLNPSVGEIRSLIKELSRSLNDRSDRVYLFVPNSYELPPELINFFYKSSKNLNKNTVNNYLYKYGQLLTDADYISHIKPLIGGEPLIQRMIQVLTQMESNNPLLIGHPGVGKTALVEGLAKMIFIKNVSSQLKEKNIYSLSLNRLIAGTKYRGDFEIRIEGLMEEVLKNKETIIIFIDEIHTLLDAGASEGSIGAADILKPLLARGEFPCIGATTFEGAEYFFKDPALSRRFKRIIVNPPSIEESIKILRGIAPCFEKYHNIKIEDYALESSVVLSEKYIVKEYLPGKAISILDAAAAYCGMRGMKRLTSTDIRREINVNISHISG